One window of Chryseobacterium sp. JJR-5R genomic DNA carries:
- the ccoN gene encoding cytochrome-c oxidase, cbb3-type subunit I, which produces METQQFSYDNSIVRAFLYATIAFGLVGFLLGLTAALMLFYPELPEFLFGTDDTTIKSLSSGNIQGLINTQGALGFGRIRMLHTSAVIFAFVCNSFFCGAYYSLQRLLKTRMYSDTLSWIHFWTWQIMIISVVITFLMGINTSKEYAEHEWPIDILITVSWVIFGINMFGTIAKRRVRHLYVAIWFYMGTWIAVAMLHIFNNLEVPLSFTTWKSYSIYAGTKDALVQWWYGHNAVAFVLTTPVLGLMYYFLPKAADRPVFSYKLSIIHFWSLIFVYLWAGPHHLQYTALPAWAQAVGTGFSIMLIAPSWGGMLNGLLTLRGAWDKVRENPILKFFVVAVTCYGMATFEGPLLATKSLNKIGHYTDWVIGHVHIGALGWNGFMAFGIVYYLIPVMWRTPMWSKKLANWHFWLGTLGIIFYAVPMYISGFTQGLMWKQFNPDGTLVWKNWLDTVTAIIPYYKMRFFGGFLYLSGAILMVINVIKTIKAGSFQKNVPAVAPALAHVGNGRKEGEGVHLWIERTPRLMAILALITIAIGGLVEIIPTLTLKQSVPTITAVKPYSPLELEGRDLYIREGCNACHSQMIRPFRDEIVRFEGKNGQYSKAGEFIYDRPFLWGSKRTGPDLQREGGRNPDSWHFKHMYNPRITSAGSIMPRFPWLITNKLDKEQMVNKMKLMKNYFDVPYTKAQIDSANQWAGHQAEGIVKRIYAEATDVKQQVQTDKAAKGSAFVPLEQREIIAMIAYLQRLGTDIKTTQIRTASAE; this is translated from the coding sequence ATGGAGACGCAACAATTTAGTTATGACAACAGCATTGTCAGGGCATTCCTCTATGCGACCATCGCATTCGGCCTCGTCGGTTTTTTACTCGGACTTACGGCTGCCCTCATGCTTTTCTATCCGGAGCTACCGGAATTTCTGTTCGGAACGGATGACACCACAATTAAAAGTCTTTCATCAGGAAATATCCAGGGGCTGATCAATACCCAGGGTGCCTTGGGATTCGGAAGGATCAGGATGCTGCATACCAGTGCCGTTATTTTCGCGTTTGTCTGCAATTCCTTTTTCTGCGGGGCCTATTACAGCCTACAGCGGCTGTTGAAAACCCGGATGTACAGCGATACTTTATCCTGGATCCACTTCTGGACGTGGCAGATCATGATCATCAGCGTAGTGATTACCTTCCTGATGGGAATCAACACCTCGAAAGAATACGCTGAGCACGAATGGCCGATTGATATTTTAATTACCGTTTCATGGGTGATCTTCGGGATCAATATGTTCGGGACCATTGCCAAAAGACGGGTACGGCATTTATATGTAGCCATCTGGTTCTATATGGGAACCTGGATTGCAGTGGCCATGCTTCATATCTTCAATAATCTGGAAGTTCCTTTATCATTCACCACATGGAAATCCTATTCAATTTATGCCGGCACAAAAGATGCGTTGGTGCAGTGGTGGTACGGACACAATGCGGTTGCATTCGTACTGACGACTCCGGTTCTTGGCCTGATGTATTATTTCCTGCCAAAAGCTGCCGACAGGCCTGTCTTTTCTTATAAATTATCCATTATCCACTTCTGGTCACTGATCTTCGTCTACCTTTGGGCAGGTCCTCACCACCTTCAGTATACGGCTTTACCGGCTTGGGCCCAGGCAGTGGGAACAGGTTTCTCCATTATGCTGATCGCTCCGTCATGGGGAGGGATGCTTAATGGTCTTCTTACCTTAAGGGGAGCGTGGGATAAAGTCCGGGAAAACCCGATCCTGAAATTCTTCGTGGTAGCCGTTACCTGTTACGGAATGGCCACTTTTGAAGGGCCGCTGCTCGCCACCAAATCCTTAAATAAAATCGGGCATTATACCGACTGGGTCATCGGGCATGTACACATCGGAGCATTGGGCTGGAACGGTTTTATGGCATTCGGCATCGTCTACTATCTGATCCCAGTGATGTGGAGAACACCGATGTGGTCTAAAAAACTGGCCAACTGGCATTTCTGGCTGGGAACATTAGGAATCATCTTTTATGCGGTTCCGATGTATATCTCAGGATTTACCCAGGGATTGATGTGGAAGCAGTTTAACCCGGACGGAACCCTGGTTTGGAAAAACTGGCTGGATACGGTTACGGCTATTATCCCTTATTACAAAATGAGATTCTTCGGAGGTTTCCTTTATCTGTCAGGAGCCATCTTAATGGTGATAAATGTTATCAAAACCATCAAAGCCGGATCATTCCAGAAAAATGTTCCTGCAGTAGCACCCGCTTTGGCGCATGTAGGAAACGGAAGGAAAGAAGGCGAAGGCGTTCACCTGTGGATCGAAAGAACACCAAGGCTCATGGCCATATTGGCTTTGATCACCATCGCCATCGGAGGCCTGGTAGAAATCATCCCGACTTTGACTTTAAAGCAAAGCGTTCCGACCATTACCGCCGTAAAACCTTACTCTCCACTGGAACTGGAAGGAAGAGACTTATACATCCGGGAAGGCTGTAATGCCTGCCATTCCCAGATGATCAGGCCGTTCCGTGACGAGATAGTAAGGTTTGAAGGGAAGAACGGACAGTATTCCAAAGCAGGAGAATTCATCTATGACCGGCCATTCCTCTGGGGATCAAAAAGAACAGGCCCGGATCTTCAGAGAGAAGGCGGGAGGAACCCGGACTCCTGGCACTTCAAGCATATGTACAACCCGAGGATTACCTCTGCCGGATCTATCATGCCGCGTTTCCCATGGCTGATCACAAATAAACTGGATAAAGAGCAGATGGTAAATAAAATGAAGCTCATGAAAAATTATTTTGATGTCCCGTATACAAAAGCCCAGATCGATTCTGCCAACCAATGGGCAGGCCACCAGGCAGAAGGCATTGTAAAAAGAATTTATGCCGAAGCCACGGATGTGAAGCAGCAGGTACAAACAGATAAGGCTGCAAAAGGCAGTGCATTCGTACCGCTTGAGCAGAGAGAAATTATCGCCATGATTGCCTATCTGCAAAGACTGGGAACTGATATTAAGACTACACAGATCCGGACTGCGAGTGCAGAATAA
- a CDS encoding helix-turn-helix transcriptional regulator, which produces MKICGQNIRKIRRSKDLTQEYMAFEMGISQKAYSDIENSKVKINLDILTKISAILEIRPSEICSISHKCGNDFEDKYHDLVEYMKKSGIEVPKELL; this is translated from the coding sequence ATGAAAATTTGCGGTCAGAATATCAGGAAAATCAGGAGGAGCAAAGATCTCACCCAGGAATACATGGCTTTTGAAATGGGCATTTCCCAGAAAGCCTATTCTGATATTGAAAATTCCAAGGTAAAAATCAACCTTGACATCCTGACGAAAATCTCCGCTATTTTAGAAATCAGGCCTTCCGAAATCTGCAGCATCTCCCACAAATGCGGCAACGATTTTGAAGACAAGTACCACGACCTGGTGGAATATATGAAGAAGAGCGGGATTGAGGTTCCGAAGGAGCTCTTGTAA